One window of the Salvia splendens isolate huo1 chromosome 1, SspV2, whole genome shotgun sequence genome contains the following:
- the LOC121802403 gene encoding protein MODIFYING WALL LIGNIN-1-like, giving the protein MERRVIIVCCVVGFLGLLSAATGFAAEAKRIKGSQVMFPSPSTCVYPRSPALVLGLTAAVSLMMAQIIINISTGCICCWRVSHQSSSSWTTALVCFVVSWFTFVVAFLLLLTGAALNNQHGEENLYFGNYYCYVVKPGVFAGAAVLSLASVTLGIFYYLALISGKDGSEAWGAPVPPGRGAIAMGQPQFPPQDTEAPPVFVHEDTYMRRQFT; this is encoded by the exons aTGGAGAGACGAGTGATTATAGTGTGCTGTGTTGTGGGTTTTCTTGGGCTGTTATCAGCTGCCACAGGCTTTGCTGCTGAGGCTAAGAGGATTAAG GGTAGCCAAGTCATGTTTCCATCCCCTTCTACGTGTGTATATCCGAGGAGTCCTGCGCTAGTCCTCGGCTTGACTGCAGCTGTTTCTCTCATGATGGCTCAAATTATAATCAACATTTCGACTGGATGCATTTGCTGCTGGAGAGTCTCCCATCAATCAAGCTCTAGTTGGACTACAGCCCTCGTGTGCTTTGTCGTCTCCTG GTTCACATTCGTCGTCGCGTTTCTTCTGTTGCTCACCGGCGCGGCTCTCAACAACCAGCACGGCGAGGAGAACCTATACTTCGGCAACTACTACTGTTACGTCGTGAAACCGGGTGTTTTTGCTGGAGCCGCAGTCCTGTCCCTCGCCAGTGTGACTCTCGGGATCTTCTACTACCTCGCCTTAATCTCCGGTAAGGATGGGAGCGAAGCGTGGGGCGCACCTGTTCCTCCCGGCCGGGGTGCGATTGCCATGGGACAACCTCAGTTCCCGCCACAGGACACGGAGGCCCCTCCGGTCTTCGTGCACGAGGACACGTACATGAGGCGGCAGTTCACGTAG
- the LOC121802410 gene encoding cell division cycle 20.2, cofactor of APC complex-like, translated as METGSNRSSASANKSQSRFPLQEQVLQRRSSRENLDRFIPNRSAMDFDYAHTMLTEGKKGKENPSINSSPSREAYRKQLAETFNMNRTRILAFKNKPPTIVEAIPSDFSVAAHQPKTAKPRRHIPQTSERTLDAPDILDDYYLNLLDWGSSNVLSIALGSTVYLWDASDGSTSELVTVDDECGPVTSIKWAPDGRHIAIGMNNSEVQLWDSTANKLLRTLRGGHTARVGVMDWNNHILTTGGMDSRIINNDVRVRAHVVETYRGHQQEACGLKWSASGQQLASGGNDNLLHIWDRSMASSNAPTQWLHRLEDHTAAVKALAWCPFQGNLLATGGGGGDRCIKFWNTHTGACLNSVDTGSQVCALLWNKNERELLSSHGFTQNQLTLWKYPSMAKVAELTGHTSRVLYMAQSPDGCTVASAAGDETLRFWNVFGKPEVAETTPKTAAAEPFAHLNRIR; from the exons ATGGAAACAGGAAGCAATCGTTCATCTGCATCTGCAAACAAGTCCCAATCGCGATTCCCGCTTCAGGAACAGGTTCTCCAGAGAAGAAGTTCGCGGGAAAAC TTGGATCGGTTCATTCCTAATAGATCGGCAATGGATTTTGATTATGCGCATACCATGCTTACAGAAGGTAAGAAAGGTAAGGAAAATCCATCTATCAACTCTTCTCCATCTAGGGAGGCATATAGGAAGCAGCTTGCAGAAACCTTCAACATGAACAGAACCCGAATTCTGGCTTTCAAGAATAAGCCACCTACTATAGTCGAGGCCATTCCGAGTGACTTCTCAGTGGCTGCACACCAACCGAAAACTGCCAAACCTCGTCGCCACATTCCACAG ACTTCGGAGAGGACATTAGACGCCCCTGATATTCTGGATGACTACTATTTGAACTTGCTAGATTGGGGAAGCAGCAATGTTCTTTCGATTGCTCTTGGAAGTACTGTCTATTTGTGGGATGCCTCAGATGGGAGCACCTCGGAACTTGTTACTGTCGATGATGAATGCGGCCCCGTGACCAGTATCAAGTGGGCTCCCGATGGAAGGCACATCGCCATTGGTATGAATAACTCCGAGGTTCAGTTATGGGACTCGACTGCTAACAAACTT CTGAGAACTTTGAGAGGCGGCCACACAGCAAGAGTTGGTGTTATGGACTGGAACAACCACATCTTGACTACAGGAGGGATGGATAGTCGGATCATCAACAACGATGTCAGGGTGAGGGCGCATGTCGTTGAAACCTACCGAGGCCATCAGCAAGAAGCCTGCGGGCTCAAATGGTCAGCCTCTGGCCAGCAATTGGCCAGTGGTGGAAACGACAATCTCCTTCATATATGGGACAGGTCCATGGCGTCCTCAAATGCTCCCACGCAGTGGCTTCACAGGCTCGAGGACCACACAGCTGCTGTCAAGGCACTTGCATGGTGTCCGTTCCAGGGCAATCTTCTTGCCActggtggaggaggaggcgacAGGTGCATAAAGTTCTGGAACACACACACTGGTGCGTGCTTGAACTCGGTGGACACAGGCTCACAGGTCTGCGCGCTTCTGTGGAACAAAAACGAGCGCGAACTGCTGAGCTCTCACGGTTTCACTCAGAATCAGCTCACTCTATGGAAGTATCCTTCAATGGCAAAAGTGGCAGAGCTCACTGGACATACCTCTAGAGTCCTTTACATGGCTCAG AGCCCGGATGGATGCACAGTCGCATCTGCAGCAGGGGATGAAACTCTTAGGTTCTGGAACGTGTTTGGGAAACCCGAAGTAGCCGAGACGACACCAAAGACAGCAGCTGCTGAGCCGTTTGCTCACTTGAATCGCATCAGATAA
- the LOC121756290 gene encoding uncharacterized protein At1g51745-like: protein MCSSETGGAVDCSVGSIVWVRRRNGSWWPGKILGPEELQSSHITSPRSGTPVKLLGREDASVDWYNLEKSKRVKAFRCGEFDDCIERAEAAQGMPPKKREKYARREDAILHALELERQLMEKKYGKSGNSSNGRRKSPDAVTSSERLGNGAGNQIDPRSDQLPEMLGLAVVEKNGTDQHPCEETVKDVNQPSGDDDSAGALPRMRGLQDLGLRTTPPMREEHSGVAISRVKRSRNAYLTYDSGDCSNDNQNLTTQMEIPVSKFDESSYQADAGEDHISGSTEDTETDCSETDSVESDSDEEMPALSDGAGSIELQPKYPRSIETHEDHGSISSSDDFDEMAYADGLPHHLPHGYISNSVEVSKWRLKGKRNNRNIGKKYPDRTDAELPKGYANSRNSNWSSGGGFKVDPIDKSLRNHASGYGSTGLHSSHETADLDGFAWNNQSITRGYWDDSQEYVDPFFVRRHPFGGRAVLIDVDLEVQANNYRRDVPMISLMSKLNGHAIIGHPIQIEALESDLSENHVSTTDYFHPEPLETPVLPSVWRTGRRTANSRVPRPFLNGESKQHALFIDQGTRLKGSVTLRNFPQYPIDRKFSRNSPKKSSPSANQKIRSLSSIASDEQHQRDPRNDTSSFQVGGMIKTGNLPTTVACIPVNLVFSRLHEELVGRHQ from the exons ATGTGTAGCTCAGAAACAGGAGGAGCGGTGGATTGTAGTGTGGGGAGTATAGTTTGGGTCCGGCGACGAAATGGGTCGTGGTGGCCTGGAAAGATACTTGGGCCTGAGGAGCTTCAGTCGTCTCATATAACATCGCCGAGATCAGGAACTCCAGTCAAGCTTCTAGGGAGGGAGGATGCTAGTGT GGACTGGTACAACTTGGAGAAATCAAAACGAGTGAAAGCTTTCCGATGTGGGGAGTTTGATGACTGCATAGAAAGGGCTGAAGCTGCTCAGGGCATGCCTccaaagaaaagagagaaatatGCACGGAGAGAAGATGCAATATTGCATGCTCTTGAATTGGAGAGACAACTGATGGAGAAGAAATATGGAAAATCAGGAAATTCGTCTAATGGCAGAAGAAAATCGCCGGATGCTGTTACTTCTTCAGAAAGGTTGGGAAATGGCGCAGGAAATCAAATAGACCCCAGATCTGACCAGCTACCGGAGATGCTTGGTTTAGCTGTTGTAGAAAAGAATGGGACAGACCAGCATCCATGTGAAGAGACGGTTAAGGATGTAAATCAACCTAGCGGTGATGATGATAGTGCTGGTGCACTACCTCGAATGAGAGGGTTGCAGGACTTAGGTCTCCGGACTACTCCACCGATGA GAGAGGAGCATTCTGGAGTTGCAATATCTCGGGTGAAGAGGAGTAGAAATGCTTACTTGACATATGATTCTGGGGATTGTTCCAATGATAATCAAAATTTAACCACCCAGATGGAAATACCAGTTTCAAAGTTTGACGAAAGCAGCTATCAAGCTGATGCTGGCGAAGACCACATTTCTGGGTCTACAGAGGATACTGAAACAGATTGTTCAGAAACTGATTCTGTGGAGTCGGATTCCGATGAAGAAATGCCTGCTCTTTCTG ATGGTGCGGGTTCTATAGAATTACAACCGAAATATCCAAGGAGTATTGAAACACATGAAGACCATGGAAGCATTAGCAGTAGTGATGACTTTGATGAAATGGCATATGCCGATGGCTTGCCTCATCATTTACCCCATGGCTACATATCAAATAGCGTGGAGGTTTCCAAGTGGCGACTCAAAGGGAAAAGAAATAACCGCAACATTGGGAAAAAGTATCCTGACAGAACTGATGCTGAGCTTCCCAAAGGATATGCAAACAGCAGAAACTCCAACTGGAGCAGTGGTGGTGGTTTCAAGGTTGATCCAATCGATAAAAGTTTAAGGAACCATGCATCCGGTTATGGATCGACAGGACTACACAGTTCTCATGAGACCGCTGATTTGGATGgctttgcttggaataatcagtCAATCACCAGAGGATATTGGGATGATTCACAAGAATACGTAGATCCTTTCTTTGTCAGGAGGCATCCCTTTGGTGGTCGGGCCGTGCTGATAGACGTGGATTTGGAAGTCCAGGCCAACAACTATCGACGAGATGTCCCAATGATCTCGCTGATGAGCAAGCTAAATGGTCACGCTATTATAGGCCACCCTATCCAGATCGAAGCTCTTGAAAGTGATTTGTCTGAGAACCATGTCTCTACAACCGATTATTTTCACCCAGAACCTCTGGAAACTCCTGTACTTCCTTCAGTGTGGAGGACCGGTCGGAGGACAGCAAATTCCCGTGTTCCCCGCCCGTTCCTGAACGGCGAGAGCAAGCAGCACGCTCTATTCATCGACCAAGGCACTCGCCTAAAGGGGAGCGTGACACTGAGGAACTTCCCCCAGTATCCAATCGACAGGAAGTTCTCAAGAAACTCTCCCAAGAAGAGCAGCCCGTCGGCCAACCAAAAGATACGAAGCCTTTCATCGATTGCATCAGACGAGCAGCATCAGAGAGATCCCAGAAACGACACGAGCAGTTTTCAAGTGGGCGGGATGATCAAAACCGGGAATCTGCCCACGACAGTCGCTTGCATACCAGTTAACTTGGTATTCAGTAGGTTACATGAGGAATTGGTTGGTCGGCATCAGTAA
- the LOC121802420 gene encoding dentin sialophosphoprotein-like — protein MDFHSLSRRELQALCKTNKIPANVTNVAMADSLKNLEIVEGVDEVLQEFKCGIYQSSVEPRSRTTRKKDVLLTPAQSGAASRRRRAAKEDSTLQQVYGTRRSARLTEKTAKLLQGVPLFSTKDLFTDDVQDFKMKLEESLDGSVEVSGVTDVEEAESKDEGQVDSSDKQNVSIDVEVASVAIVEDNDGHQSNLKEVEVPKIEEEHHSTVEAKIELNESRVSEIEQAGSGFETRDKKAYHDESQKADGFEANQTSETKPTRLIADIIEEEKTSEDAESVDETIVENDLALAEASSGTVIESVGEVFVAAEAIAIASEENKEDLELNTDSSETISNPDESDSDNLDITEESTKSDDSMAYETSLRSNEDDVPSLTIQPTLMTPRRASDSANKATSDNKEKENENEEYLELNSDSSETESNPDESDSGNLDITEESTKSNDSMASKTNLISNKDDVSDWDEQVTPEKDAAAILKNSPTRQLTALENAAVPSLTIQPTLSTPRRASGSASKTTSDNEESENEEDLELNTDSSETESNPDESDSDNLDITEESTKSNDSMASGTSLMTYEDDVSDWDEQATPEKDAAASLENSPTHQLAAFSENATVPSLTIQPTLSTPRRSTDSASKATSDNEENEEDLELNTDSSESKSSPDESESLNLTEESTMSDDSAASEYSLTSSEEDDSDWDEQVTTQKDESDSLDLTEESTKSNDSLASKISLMSNEDDVIDWDEQVTPEKDAATSLDHSPTPFMENAAVLSLTIPPTLSTPGRASASKAIVRTDNKENIGSGSKTAPAKERSKIVKKIAESVPMLDDLKGENEASAAAITALQALSDNQKAN, from the exons ATGGATTTCCACAGCCTTTCAAGGAGAGAATTGCAGGCATTGTGCAAGACAAACAAGATCCCCGCCAACGTGACGAATGTTGCCATGGCTGATTCCCTCAAAAATCTAGAGATT GTTGAAGGGGTTGATGAGGTGTTGCAGGAGTTTAAATGTGGAATTTATCAGTCATCAGTCGAGCCACGGTCAAGGACTACAAGGAAGAAGGATGTATTGCTGACCCCTGCTCAGTCAGGTGCTGCTAGCCGGAGGAGAAGAGCTGCTAAGGAAGACAGTACACTTCAGCAAGTTTATGGAACAAGGCGGTCTGCAAGGTTGACAGAGAAGACTGCCAAGTTGTTACAAGGAGTCCCTTTGTTTTCGACGAAGGATTTGTTTACTGATGATGTTCAAGACTTCAAAATGAAATTGGAAGAGAGCCTGGATGGTTCAGTTGAAGTCTCGGGAGTTACTGATGTGGAAGAGGCCGAGAGCAAAGATGAAGGGCAGGTAGATTCGAGTGATAAACAGAATGTGTCTATTGATGTAGAAGTGGCATCCGTAGCAATAGTGGAGGATAATGATGGACATCAATCAAACCTGAAGGAAGTAGAGGTGCCCAAGATTGAGGAGGAACATCATTCTACTGTGGAGGCTAAAATAGAACTGAATGAGAGTAGGGTTTCAGAAATTGAGCAAGCCGGTTCTGGTTTCGAGACTCGAGATAAAAAAGCTTATCACGATGAATCTCAAAAGGCTGATG GATTCGAAGCCAATCAAACTTCTGAGACCAAACCTACAAGGCTCATAGCTGACATTATAGAAGAAGAGAAGACTTCTGAAGATGCAGAATCAGTAGATGAAACAATCGTTGAGAATG ATCTTGCATTAGCTGAAGCGTCTTCTGGCACTGTTATCGAAAGTGTTGGCGAAGTGTTCGTTGCAGCTGAAGCTATAGCTATAGCTTCTGAAGAGAACAAGGAAGATCTTGAGCTAAATA CTGATTCAAGTGAAACCATATCCAATCCTGATGAATCAGATTCAGACAATCTGGATATCACAGAAGAATCAACCAAGAGTGATGATTCCATGGCTTACGAAACCAGTTTGAGGAGCAACGAAGATGATGTTCCATCTCTCACCATTCAACCAACTCTTATGACACCAAGAAGGGCATCTGATTCTGCAAACAAGGCAACCTCGGACaataaagagaaagagaatgagaatgagGAATATCTTGAGCTAAATT CTGATTCAAGTGAAACCGAATCCAATCCTGATGAATCAGATTCAGGCAATCTGGATATCACAGAAGAATCAACCAAGAGTAATGATTCCATGGCTTCCAAAACCAATTTGATAAGCAACAAAGATGATGTTTCCGACTGGGATGAACAAGTAACACCCGAAAAAGATGCTGCAGCAATCCTAAAGAATTCTCCAACTCGCCAACTAACTGCTTTGGAGAATGCAGCAGTTCCATCTCTCACTATTCAACCAACTCTTTCGACACCAAGAAGGGCTTCTGGTTCTGCAAGCAAGACAACCTCGGACAATGAAGAGAGTGAGAATGAGGAAGATCTTGAGTTAAATA CTGATTCAAGTGAAACCGAATCCAATCCTGATGAATCAGATTCAGACAATCTGGATATCACAGAAGAATCAACCAAGAGTAATGATTCCATGGCTTCGGGAACCAGTTTGATGACCTATGAAGATGATGTTTCCGACTGGGATGAACAAGCAACACCTGAAAAAGATGCTGCAGCCAGCCTAGAGAATTCTCCAACTCATCAACTAGCTGCTTTTTCGGAGAATGCAACAGTTCCATCTCTCACCATTCAACCAACTCTTTCGACACCGAGAAGGTCGACTGATTCTGCAAGCAAGGCAACCTCGGACAATGAAGAGAATGAGGAAGATCTTGAGCTAAATA CTGATTCAAGTGAAAGCAAATCCAGTCCTGATGAATCAGAATCTTTGAATCTCACAGAAGAATCAACCATGAGTGATGATTCCGCGGCTTCTGAATATAGTTTGACGAGCAGCGAGGAAGATGATTCCGACTGGGATGAACAAGTAACAACCCAAAAAGATGAATCAGATTCCTTGGATCTCACAGAAGAATCAACCAAGAGTAATGACTCCTTGGCTTCTAAAATCAGTTTGATGAGCAACGAAGATGATGTTATCGACTGGGATGAACAAGTAACACCAGAAAAAGATGCTGCAACGAGCCTAGATCATTCTCCCACTCCTTTTATGGAGAATGCAGCAGTGTTATCTCTCACCATTCCTCCAACTCTTTCGACACCAGGAAGGGCGTCTGCAAGCAAGGCAATCGTGAGAACGGACAATAAAGAGAACATCGGCAGTGGAAGTAAAACCGCGCCTGCGAAAGAGAGATCAAAGATTGTCAAGAAAATTGCTGAGAGTGTCCCCATGCTGGATGATCTGAAGGGTGAAAATGAG GCATCTGCAGCTGCAATAACTGCTCTCCAAGCACTGTCGGATAATCAGAAGGCGAATTAA
- the LOC121802429 gene encoding serine/threonine-protein phosphatase 4 regulatory subunit 2-A-like, with protein MATALNENLENSSARGDAAVEQNHEIPDSEMPNHGGLAPEPSFSEEEVRGALEISASTGKFWLDWEKLRSILSFHLKQVLSEYPESNMTIEQQTSALGETFQELVKRLDDALHSFEEGPPFTLQRLCEILLSARSIYPKLLKLSLALDKNILVTSTLKICTDPYPPTTEQNSNGAHEGNGNALPQNSAVENGGLEPPVEDRDEVMTDAQETEVVINDNTMMDMETAEDVAKSPEANPAPKVDS; from the exons ATGGCGACAGCGCTAAACGAGAATCTGGAGAATTCTTCTGCTCGCGGAGATGCCGCAGTGGAGCAGAATCACGAAATTCCGGATTCTGAAATGCCGAATCACGG AGGATTGGCACCTGAACCATCATTTTCGGAAGAAGAAGTGAGGGGCGCACTGGAAATAAGTGCATCCACTGGGAAATTTTG GCTAGATTGGGAAAAACTAAGGAGTATCTTGTCCTTCCATCTTAAGCAG GTCCTCTCAGAATATCCAGAGTCTAACATGACCATCGAGCAGCAGACTTCTGCATTAGGGGAGACTTTCCAGGAACTGGTGAAAAGGTTGGATGATG CTCTTCATAGCTTTGAAGAAGGCCCTCCATTTACCTTACAGAGGCTTTGTGAG ATCTTATTATCTGCAAGAAGTATCTATCCTAAGCTGTTGAAGCTCTCTTTGGCTCTAGATAAG AATATACTTGTCACGTCAACGTTGAAAATCTGTACCGATCCATACCCACCCACAACAGAACAAAATTCAAATGGGGCTCACGAAGGAAATGGAAATGCTTTGCCTCAGAACAGCGCAGTCGAAAATGGGGGGCTAGAACCCCCGGTTGAGGACCGAGATGAAGTAATGACTGATGCTCAGGAAACCGAAGTAGTCATCAATGACAATACAATGATGGACATGGAAACTGCCGAGGACGTGGCCAAATCACCAGAAGCAAATCCTGCTCCGAAGGTCGACTCTTAA